One genomic segment of Mytilus trossulus isolate FHL-02 chromosome 4, PNRI_Mtr1.1.1.hap1, whole genome shotgun sequence includes these proteins:
- the LOC134716825 gene encoding uncharacterized protein LOC134716825 yields MDSKLKSVRAGHKGAVTKLLVKFDELKSKTDSEVDEVKALDDAVTQKQKTLIDLNNRLLEQTSEENLEQEITDSDEYMYELDCKIRQIRKFIKSFETNIISHDTVGPSTSRLNPDAYNFTPEARVNMNTCAIDSMNQQYSIHAPAVHTRPSENVMLQVPSEPRSSKYNYHRLPKLDLPYFNGDIIKWQTFWDCFESSIHFNDTLTLIQKFNYLKAQLEGSAAQTVEGFALTNGNYETAVNLLRDRFGQPSKLIHAYMKALMNLPAPTNDAFSLRSYGDKLESYVRGLESLGQTSEMYGSLLVPVVLDKLPIDVRKSIAREHGRDNLMLQNLRKSITKEVEILEAGQGVMEPDRLHTTAFFTGTQPRSHNKGKLTDTRKKVNTHTCIFCSGQHYPTECSEVTDANARNQIVKQKQLCFNCLGSHRVAACKSTKRCKNCNGMHHTSIHVCKGKEVITDTKQEPKIQQTAINVVETSDTTSVLHASQVSPDILLKTATAPVIYNDVKTECNILFDEGAQRSFITQKLADKLEIKTTGKVSIQLSAFGDLSQKVRNLETATIQLQTDTGENVRINTLIVPEIAVPIHNSISHTTKSLPHLRGLKLAHSVHSGERFEIDLLIGADYYWEIIEDKIIRGKGPTAVQSKIGYLLSGPTIGNIRQHSRSTVLLNVISSHQLEETEIEKFWTLESIGINTCENKENTNYLQTYQNTAIDYENGKYTAKLPWKVDHPDLPSNMAIAKGRTENIIRRLNREPHLLQKYSEIINEQEKRGFIERVPDTEDDNNNHMIHYIPHHPVKKDSETTPIRIVYDCSCKPQQDLASLNDCLMSTPPNLNDLTKILMRFRIGKYGISTDIEKAFLQIGLDKKDRDATRFFWLADPDDPRSNLTTYRFKSILFGATCSPFILNATLLKHLDENENSITQTMKRDLYVDNILSSVETYDEAIAYFKDARNVMSKGGFNLRSWSSNCSDLTEIAKNENLAEKNITVKILGMIWNTEKDTISFHKVNVTDIKEPNITKREILSQSSRIYDPMGLLSPVSVRAKILMQDLWKDKLEWDEPLPLNVQQQWMELARDLEFSTNTELPRQILAKSTDEPKQLHVFVDASQKAYGSAVYITNGQQSTLVFAKSRVAPIKTLTLPQLELMAAVIGARIATHVKSALSINKVTYWSDSQIVLHWLTTTKHLKKFLHNRITEIKSLTQDSEWKYCPTNDNPADLLTRGISASQLADAKLWFNGPEWINCSKSWPQWTPNTCILLTNIDQEENVTNTIEGNNTHGIHCILDIMRYSTLTKILRVSSWICRFIANCCKSRSQRIQSKFITCEELQAATEKWIISAQRISFDKEIRTLKSQSNTPNTLIRQLRLYIDEKEIIRCRGRIHNAPISENSRFPCLLPNNYHFTELLISEVHKNLKHSGVLATVTEIRQNYWIPKIRQQVKKVLRKCVTCRKVTGKPYSAPDPPPLPKTRLMEAPPFTVTGVDFTGALYVKDNNGQGSKVFICLFTCASTRAVHLEVVTDLKERSFLQAFRRFTSRKSLPRVMISDNASTYMAASETLERLTKSETLNDALSVCGTTWKFIIKRAPWYGGWWERLIGLTKMCLRKVLGRSYITLEDLQTIVTEIEAVLNDRPLTYVSTDIEDREPLTPSHLLYGRRITTTPYPRQDIDENTSFIERSDISKRAELQTFVIDQFWSRWKSEYLTSLREYHTRTGDNDQTIKVGDVVQIHEDKYPRNKWTIGVVDSLITGNDGLTRAAEVRTKSGRFSRPIVKLYPLEICDNIHPKETRETQQPGTSNIQRRLPFREAAVCARRNIHEWTKK; encoded by the coding sequence ATGGATTCAAAGCTGAAGTCAGTTCGTGCTGGACACAAAGGAGCCGTCACGAAGCTACTTGTGAAATTCGACGAGTTAAAGTCAAAAACAGACTCAGAAGTTGACGAAGTGAAAGCCCTTGATGATGCTGTCACGCAGAAACAGAAAACATTGATTGACCTGAATAACAGACTTTTGGAACAGACATCGGAGGAAAATTTGGAGCAGGAAATCACCGACTCAGATGAGTATATGTACGAACTTGATTGCAAAATTAGACAAATTCGGAAATTCATTAAGtcctttgaaacaaatataatttcgCATGATACTGTTGGTCCTTCAACGAGCAGACTTAACCCTGACGCATATAATTTCACACCCGAAGCTAGAGTTAATATGAACACATGTGCTATAGATTCTATGAACCAGCAGTATTCAATTCACGCCCCTGCAGTGCATACCCGTCCGTCAGAGAATGTCATGTTACAAGTCCCGTCAGAACCGAGatcttcaaaatataattaccataGGCTTCCAAAGTTAGACTTACCCTATTTTAATGGAGATATTATCAAGTGGCAGACATTTTGGGATTGTTTCGAGTCATCCATACACTTCAACGACACATTAACGCTAATCCAAAAGTTTAATTATCTGAAAGCCCAGCTAGAGGGAAGCGCCGCGCAAACAGTAGAGGGATTCGCTTTGACAAATGGTAACTACGAAACCGCAGTCAACCTTCTCAGAGATCGGTTCGGACAACCTAGCAAACTGATACATGCTTACATGAAAGCACTCATGAATTTACCCGCACCGACAAATGATGCTTTTAGTTTAAGGTCTTACGGAGACAAATTAGAATCATACGTACGAGGATTAGAGTCACTTGGTCAAACGTCAGAGATGTATGGTTCGCTTTTGGTACCTGTAGTTTTGGACAAGTTACCGATTGACGTAAGAAAATCTATTGCAAGAGAACACGGGAGAGATAATTTGATGTTGCAAAATCTACGAAAATCAATAACTAAAGAGGTTGAAATACTTGAGGCAGGACAGGGAGTCATGGAACCGGACAGATTACACACCACAGCATTTTTCACAGGAACACAACCAAGATCACACAATAAAGGTAAATTAACTGACACACGGAAGAAGGTAAATacgcatacatgtattttttgttcAGGTCAGCACTATCCAACGGAGTGCTCTGAAGTAACAGACGCAAACGCTAGAAATCAAATAGTAAAACAGAAACAGCTATGTTTTAACTGTTTAGGGTCACACCGGGTGGCCGCATGTAAGTCTACAAAACGGTGTAAAAATTGTAATGGAATGCATCATAcaagcatacatgtatgtaaaggGAAAGAGGTCATTACAGATACGAAGCAGGAGCCGAAAATACAGCAGACAGCTATCAACGTGGTTGAAACATCAGACACAACTAGTGTATTGCATGCATCACAAGTAAGTCCCGACATTCTCCTAAAAACAGCAACTGCACCAGTTATATATAACGACGTAAAAACAGAATGTAACATCTTATTTGACGAAGGAGCGCAACGTTCCTTTATCACTCAGAAATTAGCcgataaacttgaaattaaaacaacgGGGAAAGTCAGCATTCAACTGTCTGCGTTCGGAGATTTATCTCAGAAAGTTCGTAACTTGGAAACTGCAACAATACAATTACAGACCGACACGGGAGAAAATGTGCGTATAAACACACTCATTGTGCCGGAAATTGCCGTCCCGATTCATAACAGTATTTCACATACTACAAAGAGCTTACCACATTTGAGAGGACTTAAACTTGCACATTCTGTACACAGTGGAGAGCGTTTTGAGATCGACCTACTAATAGGCGCGGATTATTACTGGGAAATTATTGAGGACAAAATCATAAGAGGAAAAGGACCCACCGCTGTACAGTCAAAGATAGGATATCTGTTATCAGGACCAACTATTGGAAATATCAGACAGCATTCAAGATCTACAGTTCTTTTAAACGTCATTTCATCCCATCAATTGGAGGAGACAGAGATTGAAAAGTTTTGGACACTTGAGTCAATAGGAATCAATACATGTGAAAACAAGGAGAACACCAACTATTTACAGACATACCAGAATACAGCTATTGATTACGAGAATGGAAAATACACAGCAAAGTTGCCTTGGAAAGTTGACCACCCAGATTTGCCTTCAAATATGGCCATTGCTAAAGGTAGGACCGAGAATATAATTAGACGTCTAAACCGGGAACCGCACTTGCTACAAAAATACAGTGAAATAATCAATGAACAAGAAAAGAGAGGATTTATAGAGAGGGTTCCAGATACGGAAGATGATAACAACAATCATATGATTCACTACATTCCTCACCATCCTGTTAAAAAAGATTCCGAGACTACCCCTATTCGTATAGTGTACGACTGTAGTTGTAAACCACAGCAAGATTTAGCCAGCTTAAATGATTGCTTAATGTCAACACCACCAAATCTAAATGACTTGACGAAAATATTAATGCGATTCAGAATCGGAAAATATGGTATCAGTACAGATATTGAAAAGGCATTTTTACAGATAGGACTTGACAAGAAGGATCGTGACGCTACACGTTTCTTTTGGCTAGCTGACCCCGACGACCCACGTAGCAATCTTACAACTTACAGGTTTAAATCGATATTGTTTGGCGCAACATGCTcaccatttattttaaatgccaCTCTACTTAAGCACTTGGACGAAAATGAAAATAGTATAACACAAACGATGAAAAGGGACTTATATGTAGACAATATTCTGTCAAGCGTTGAGACTTATGACGAAGCCATTGCATATTTCAAGGATGCGAGAAATGTCATGTCAAAGGGAGGATTCAATTTGCGATCTTGGAGCTCAAACTGCAGTGATTTAACTGAAATTGCAAAAAACGAAAATTTAGCCGAAAAGAACATAACGGTAAAAATACTAGGAATGATATGGAACACTGAAAAAGATacaatttcttttcataaagTTAATGTAACAGATATTAAGGAACCAAACATAACAAAACGTGAAATACTGAGTCAATCATCTCGAATCTACGATCCTATGGGATTACTTTCGCCAGTGTCCGTTAGGGCCAAAATCTTAATGCAAGACCTCTGGAAAGACAAACTTGAGTGGGATGAACCACTACCGTTAAACGTACAACAACAGTGGATGGAATTAGCTAGAGACTTAGAATTTTCAACAAACACAGAGTTACCGAGACAGATTTTAGCTAAGAGTACAGATGAACCAAAACAGTTACATGTTTTCGTTGATGCCAGCCAAAAAGCCTACGGATCAGCTGTTTATATTACAAATGGACAGCAGTCAACATTAGTATTTGCTAAGAGCCGTGTTGCACCTATAAAGACGTTGACATTACCACAATTAGAACTAATGGCCGCTGTGATAGGAGCTAGAATTGCAACACACGTAAAATCAGCTTTATCAATAAACAAAGTCACGTATTGGTCGGACAGTCAAATAGTTTTACACTGGTTAACAACGactaaacatttgaaaaaattcCTTCACAACAGAATTACAGAAATTAAATCTTTAACACAGGATTCAGAGTGGAAATATTGTCCAACGAATGACAACCCTGCAGACCTATTGACAAGAGGGATCAGCGCTTCACAACTAGCAGATGCTAAACTGTGGTTTAATGGACCTGAATGGATCAATTGTTCAAAATCTTGGCCGCAGTGGACACCTAACACATGCATTCTTTTAACGAATATAGATCAAGAGGAAAACGTTACAAATACAATTGAAGGGAATAATACACATGGCATTCATTGCATACTGGATATTATGAGATACAGTACATTAACAAAGATACTACGTGTTAGTTCGTGGATTTGCCGATTCATAGCGAATTGCTGCAAATCACGCTCACAGAGAATACAGAGCAAATTCATCACATGCGAGGAACTACAAGCTGCAACAGAAAAATGGATAATAAGTGCTCAGAGgatttcatttgataaagaaatcAGGACTTTGAAGTCGCAATCGAACACACCCAATACTTTAATTCGACAATTACGACTATATATAGACGAGAAAGAAATTATTCGTTGCCGCGGGAGAATTCATAATGCTCCAATTAGTGAAAATTCACGATTTCCGTGTTTATTACCAAATAATTATCATTTCACTGAATTGCTTATATCGGAAGTtcataagaatttaaaacattcaGGAGTATTAGCCACAGTCACCGAGATTCGCCAAAATTATTGGATACCTAAAATACGTCAACAAGTGAAAAAAGTTCTTCGTAAATGCGTCACTTGTCGTAAAGTAACCGGAAAACCGTACAGTGCGCCAGATCCTCCACCTCTACCAAAGACAAGATTAATGGAAGCACCACCGTTTACCGTCACAGGTGTTGATTTTACTGGAGCGTTATATGTTAAAGACAATAACGGACAAGGGAGCAAAGTATTCATATGCTTATTTACATGTGCGTCAACGCGCGCAGTGCATTTAGAGGTCGTCACAGATCTTAAAGAAAGATCTTTTTTACAAGCGTTCAGAAGATTTACGAGCCGCAAGTCTTTGCCGAGAGTGATGATATCTGACAATGCGTCAACATACATGGCCGCATCCGAGACTTTAGAGAGACTAACCAAATCTGAAACCTTAAATGATGCGTTATCCGTCTGTGGAACGACTTGGAAATTCATAATAAAACGAGCTCCCTGGTATGGTGGTTGGTGGGAGCGCTTAATAGGACTAACAAAAATGTGCTTACGAAAAGTTCTTGGAAGATCGTACATTACATTGGAGGATTTACAAACAATAGTCACCGAAATTGAAGCCGTGTTGAACGATCGGCCTTTAACGTATGTGTCCACCGACATCGAGGATCGGGAACCTTTGACACCATCGCACCTGCTTTATGGGAGAAGGATTACAACTACACCGTATCCACGACAAGACATCGACGAAAATACAAGTTTCATAGAAAGAAGCGACATTTCTAAACGTGCTGAACTACAAACTTTCGTAATTGACCAATTTTGGTCACGATGGAAATCAGAATATCTTACGTCGCTACGTGAATACCACACCCGAACAGGAGATAACGACCAGACAATTAAAGTGGGAGATGTTGTTCAAATCCATGAAGACAAGTATCCAAGAAACAAATGGACAATTGGAGTCGTTGATTCTTTAATAACTGGAAATGATGGACTTACAAGAGCAGCCGAAGTGAGAACAAAATCCGGACGCTTTTCACGACCGATCGTCAAATTATATCCCTTAGAGATATGTGACAATATCCACCCAAAGGAAACACGTGAAACTCAACAACCGGGAACTAGTAACATACAAAGACGATTACCGTTTCGTGAAGCCGCCGTGTGTGCCAGGAGAAACATCCACGAATGGACCAAGAAATAA